The following coding sequences are from one Melospiza melodia melodia isolate bMelMel2 chromosome 2, bMelMel2.pri, whole genome shotgun sequence window:
- the LOC134414308 gene encoding transforming growth factor beta activator LRRC32-like yields the protein MKLNIIFLLAVVNTGTFNYHPTEGTPCEMANSQAFCHNKDLHQIPHELHLNVNKIDLSGNLIQSIPEIPLSFYTSLQYLDLSFNQISFITSGVFAHMTSLLEINLANNHLHKLAQNGTEGIGLLPKVEIMDLSHNNLYSGMAEYFINQAPALQYLSLADNSIVRISHKMFQGSPSLVEIDLQRNIIMEIEEGAFETVANLSKLNLSTNSITCISDFNLRQLEVLDLSRNSIETFSITKSNDEYNLRCLDLSENKLLHFPVFPQVNKLVTLNLSNNLIKLTAESPYNKMDYMDNEWLDASFHLLDQKRSKNTSSLYLSQLVYLDLSYNKIKSIPDGFFESMLSLHTLNLSRNCLQAFTVGYDSALLSLTVLDLSYNALQNLLLDAGALPNLREFHVQNNNLQTLQFDIFSSLPSLRLLNLQSNNISLCHTYSGLAKQRLAAEDSGCVSFVNSPALQYLYLADNMLSILPARTFHKTPLLVLDLSMNPGLKIELKALAGLEKSLEYLHLHGNSLIDLNIDLPCFSHLKHLNLSENQLNWLPKWSSDTPLEVLDLRNNRFSTLEDSNILALENSLKNLYLSGNPLNCCGNIWLSSMIQNKNVQIPNVEHLTCQYIRSFGYWEEMHVEDIRPEDCEKEDLKKINILIILTSVLVLSVIIIGVGSFFCFRRQNFSHQFKA from the exons ATGAAACTGAACATCATCTTCTTGCTGGCAGTGGTGAACACAGGAACCTTTAACTATCATCCCACAGAGGGGACACCCTGTGAAATG GCAAATTCACAGGCATTTTGCCACAACAAAGACCTCCACCAAATCCCTCACGAGCTCCATCTGAATGTAAACAAAATAGATCTGTCTGGAAACCTGATTCAAAGCATCCCTGAAATACCATTATCATTCTACACTTCCCTCCAGTATCTGGATTTAAGCTTCAACCAGATAAGCTTCATCACGTCTGGAGTGTTTGCACACATGACGAGTTTACTAGAAATAAATTTAGCCAATAATCATTTACATAAGCTTGCTCAGAATGGGACAGAGGGGATTGGACTTTTGCCCAAGGTGGAAATAATGGACTTGTCCCACAACAATCTCTACAGTGGGATGGCCGAATATTTCATTAATCAAGCTCCAGCACTGCAGTATCTTTCCTTGGCAGATAACAGTATTGTAAGGATATCACACAAGATGTTTCAGGGATCTCCCAGTCTTGTGGAGATAGATCTTCAGAGAAATATCATCATGGAAATAGAAGAAGGTGCTTTCGAGACTGTAGCAAACCTTTCCAAACTCAATCTCTCCACAAATTCAATTACTTGCATCTCTGATTTCAACCTCAGGCAGTTGGAGGTTCTTGACCTTAGCAGGAATAGCATTGAGACCTTCAGCATCACAAAGTCAAATGATGAATATAATTTAAGATGTCTGGACCTAAGTGAAAACAAATTGCTTCACTTTCCAGTCTTCCCTCAGGTAAATAAACTGGTAACTCTGAATTTATCAAATAATTTAATCAAGCTCACTGCTGAATCCCCTTATAATAAAATGGACTACATGGATAATGAATGGCTAGATGCTTCTTTTCATCTTCTTGATCAGAAGCGAAGTAAAAATACAAGTTCTCTTTATTTATCCCAACTTGTATACTTAGACTTAAGTTATAATAAAATCAAATCCATTCCAGATGGGTTCTTTGAGTCAATGTTGTCCCTTCACACCCTTAATCTCAGCAGAAACTGTCTTCAGGCATTTACAGTAGGTTATGATAGTGCATTGCTCTCCCTAACCGTCCTTGACTTGAGCTACAATGCTTTGCAGAACCTTCTCCTCGATGCTGGTGCTTTGCCAAATTTGAGGGAGTTTCATGTTCAAAACAACAACCTTCAGACCCTGCAATTTGACATCTTTTCCAGTCTTCCTAGCCTCAGACTTCTTAACCTACAGAGCAATAACATCAGCCTTTGCCACACGTACTCGGGATTAGCTAAGCAAAGACTTGCTGCAGAGGACAGTGGTTGTGTGTCGTTTGTCAATTCTCCTGCTCTCCAGTACCTGTACCTAGCTGACAACATGCTGAGCATCCTACCAGCACGCACCTTCCACAAGACTCCACTGCTTGTCTTGGATCTCTCCATGAACCCTGGACTGAAAATAGAACTTAAAGCACTAGCAGGACTGGAAAAGTCTCTGGAATACTTGCATTTGCATGGCAATAGTCTGATAGATTTAAATATTGACTTGCCTTGTTTTAGTCACCTTAAACATTTAAACCTCTCTGAAAATCAGCTGAACTGGCTGCCTAAGTGGAGTAGTGACACTCCACTGGAAGTTCTAGACCTACGGAACAACAGGTTCAGTACATTAGAGGACAGCAACATTTTAGCATTAGAAAATTCACTTAAAAACTTGTATCTCTCTGGGAACCCACTCAACTGCTGTGGAAACATCTGGCTTTCATCAATGATCCAGAACAAAAATGTCCAGATCCCCAACGTGGAGCACTTAACGTGCCAGTACATTCGGAGCTTTGGGTATTGGGAAGAAATGCACGTCGAGGACATTAGACCAGAAGACTGTGAAAAAGAAGATCTGAAGAAAATCAACATCCTCATTATATTAACATCTGTACTAGTTTTATCTGTCATCATCATTGGTGTGGGTTCATTTTTTTGCTTCCGAAGGCAAAACTTTAGCCACCAGTTTAAAGCATAG